In the Streptomyces sp. BHT-5-2 genome, one interval contains:
- a CDS encoding thioesterase family protein, which yields MRHLYSCPLRWSDMDANGHVNNVVFVRYLEEARIDFMRRLAPGGGSPSFTGGSVVARHEVDYLRQLVYRPEPVTVEVWVTEIRAASVTVGFEVKDGDAVCLRAKTVVVPFDFAAGRPRRLMAEEKVILKDYLDDAAHQEGAGTG from the coding sequence GTGCGCCACCTCTACTCCTGCCCCCTGCGCTGGTCGGACATGGACGCCAACGGCCATGTCAACAACGTGGTGTTCGTCCGCTACCTCGAAGAGGCGCGGATCGACTTCATGCGCCGGCTGGCGCCGGGGGGCGGCAGCCCGTCGTTCACGGGCGGCTCGGTCGTCGCCCGGCACGAGGTCGACTACCTGCGGCAGCTGGTGTACCGGCCCGAGCCGGTGACCGTCGAGGTGTGGGTGACGGAGATCAGGGCGGCTTCGGTGACGGTGGGGTTCGAGGTCAAGGACGGGGACGCGGTCTGCCTGCGGGCCAAGACCGTGGTGGTGCCGTTCGACTTCGCCGCGGGGCGGCCGCGCCGCCTCATGGCGGAGGAGAAGGTGATCCTCAAGGACTATCTGGACGACGCCGCGCATCAGGAAGGGGCCGGCACGGGATGA
- the ettA gene encoding energy-dependent translational throttle protein EttA yields MAEYIYTMRKTRKAHGDKVILDDVTLSFLPGAKIGVVGPNGAGKSTVLKIMAGLEQPSNGDAFLSPGYTVGMLLQEPPLDESKTVLENVQDGAREIMDKLKRFNEVAELMATDYSDALMEEMGKLQEDLDHANAWDLDTQLEQAMDALGCPPGDWPVTNLSGGERRRVALCKLLLEAPDLLLLDEPTNHLDAESVQWLEQHLAKYPGTVVAVTHDRYFLDNVAGWILELDRGRAIGYEGNYSTYLETKQTRLKVEGQKDAKRAKRLKEELEWVRSNAKGRQAKSKARLARYEEMAAEADKMRKLDFEEIQIPPGPRLGNVVVEVNNLSKAFGEKILIDDLSFTLPRNGIVGVIGPNGAGKTTLFKMIQGLETPDSGDIKVGETVKISYVDQSRENIDPKKTLWAVVSDELDYINVGQVEMPSRAYVSAFGFKGPDQQKPAGVLSGGERNRLNLALTLKQGGNLLLLDEPTNDLDVETLSSLENALLDFPGCAVVVSHDRWFLDRVATHILAYEGNSKWFWFEGNFESYEKNKIERLGADAARPHRATYKKLTRG; encoded by the coding sequence TTGGCTGAGTACATCTACACGATGCGCAAGACGCGCAAGGCGCACGGCGACAAGGTCATCCTCGATGACGTGACGCTGAGCTTCCTGCCGGGCGCGAAGATCGGTGTCGTGGGTCCCAACGGCGCCGGTAAGTCCACGGTGCTGAAGATCATGGCCGGTCTTGAGCAGCCGTCCAACGGCGATGCGTTCCTCTCGCCGGGCTACACCGTCGGCATGCTCCTCCAGGAGCCGCCGCTGGACGAGTCCAAGACGGTCCTGGAGAACGTCCAGGACGGCGCCCGCGAGATCATGGACAAGCTCAAGCGCTTCAACGAGGTCGCCGAGCTGATGGCGACCGACTACTCCGACGCGCTGATGGAGGAGATGGGCAAGCTCCAGGAGGACCTGGACCACGCGAACGCGTGGGACCTGGACACCCAGCTGGAGCAGGCCATGGACGCCCTGGGCTGCCCGCCCGGCGACTGGCCGGTCACCAACCTCTCCGGTGGTGAGCGCCGCCGCGTGGCGCTGTGCAAGCTGCTGCTGGAGGCCCCCGACCTGCTGCTCCTCGACGAGCCCACCAACCACCTCGACGCCGAGTCGGTGCAGTGGCTGGAGCAGCACCTGGCGAAGTACCCCGGCACCGTCGTCGCCGTCACCCACGACCGGTACTTCCTCGACAACGTCGCCGGCTGGATCCTGGAGCTGGACCGCGGCCGCGCGATCGGCTACGAGGGCAACTACTCCACGTACCTGGAGACCAAGCAGACGCGTCTGAAGGTCGAGGGCCAGAAGGACGCCAAGCGCGCCAAGCGCCTGAAGGAAGAGCTGGAGTGGGTCCGCTCCAACGCCAAGGGGCGGCAGGCCAAGTCCAAGGCCCGTCTGGCGCGTTACGAGGAGATGGCCGCCGAGGCGGACAAGATGCGGAAGCTGGACTTCGAGGAGATCCAGATCCCGCCGGGCCCCCGTCTGGGCAACGTCGTCGTCGAGGTCAACAACCTCAGCAAGGCGTTCGGCGAGAAGATCCTCATCGACGACCTCAGCTTCACGCTGCCGCGCAACGGCATCGTCGGCGTCATCGGCCCGAACGGCGCCGGCAAGACCACGCTGTTCAAGATGATCCAGGGCCTGGAGACCCCGGACTCCGGCGACATCAAGGTCGGCGAGACCGTCAAGATCTCCTACGTCGACCAGAGCCGCGAGAACATCGACCCCAAGAAGACCCTGTGGGCCGTGGTCTCCGACGAGCTCGACTACATCAACGTCGGCCAGGTCGAGATGCCCTCGCGCGCCTACGTCTCCGCGTTCGGCTTCAAGGGCCCGGACCAGCAGAAGCCGGCCGGGGTGCTCTCCGGCGGTGAGCGCAACCGCCTCAACCTCGCGCTCACCCTCAAGCAGGGCGGCAACCTCCTGCTCCTCGACGAGCCGACCAACGACCTCGACGTCGAGACGCTGTCCTCCCTGGAGAACGCGCTGCTGGACTTCCCCGGCTGCGCCGTGGTCGTCTCCCACGACCGCTGGTTCCTCGACCGCGTCGCCACGCACATCCTGGCGTACGAGGGCAACTCCAAGTGGTTCTGGTTCGAGGGCAACTTCGAGTCGTACGAGAAGAACAAGATCGAGCGGCTGGGCGCGGACGCGGCCCGCCCGCACCGTGCGACGTACAAGAAGCTCACCCGGGGCTGA
- a CDS encoding LAETG motif-containing sortase-dependent surface protein encodes MKGRGAARLAAAVVASGLIAAGTIATAGTAVADDPAASHGGATATLGGLKTFDQAVVHGDGGDQRVGAGLFEMSVDNGGTLQTYCIDIHNPTQQQARYQEVPWSASSLHDNADAGKIRWILQNSYPQVNDLAALSSKAGAGQLSEKTAAAGTQVAIWRFSDHVKVDAVDPAAEKLADYLAKSAQSVSEPKASLTLDPPAVSGKSGGKIGPVTVHTNADSVTVSPAADAPGGVKVVGKDGKPVTSARDGSQLFFDVPKGAADGTTSLSVQAATKVPVGRAFTGIGVHAKSQTQILAGSSESTVSAAATASWKKQGAIPAITAEKDCAKGGVDVTASNKGDEAFRFQLSGKDYEVAPGASKTVTVPVGEDQSYQITITGAGGFKKTFSGVLDCKTAGNGGRPSPHPSPASAGGTTGGSTGGHGTDLAETGSSSATPVIAGIAVVLVLVGGGAVFFLRKKKTGQSA; translated from the coding sequence ATGAAGGGGCGGGGCGCAGCCCGCCTTGCCGCCGCGGTCGTGGCCTCCGGCCTCATCGCGGCGGGCACGATAGCCACCGCGGGGACCGCCGTGGCGGATGACCCGGCCGCATCGCACGGGGGCGCCACCGCGACCCTCGGCGGGCTGAAGACCTTCGACCAGGCCGTGGTGCACGGTGACGGAGGGGACCAGCGCGTCGGCGCCGGCCTCTTCGAGATGTCGGTGGACAACGGCGGCACGCTCCAGACGTACTGCATCGACATCCACAACCCGACGCAGCAGCAGGCCCGTTACCAGGAAGTGCCGTGGAGCGCCTCGTCGCTGCACGACAACGCGGACGCCGGCAAGATCCGCTGGATCCTGCAGAACTCCTACCCGCAGGTGAACGACCTGGCCGCGCTCTCCTCCAAGGCCGGTGCCGGGCAGCTGAGCGAGAAGACCGCCGCGGCGGGCACCCAGGTCGCGATCTGGCGCTTCTCCGACCACGTCAAGGTGGACGCGGTCGACCCGGCCGCCGAGAAGCTCGCCGACTACCTGGCGAAGAGCGCGCAGAGCGTCTCCGAGCCCAAGGCGTCGCTGACCCTCGACCCGCCCGCGGTCTCCGGTAAGTCCGGCGGCAAGATCGGCCCGGTCACCGTGCACACCAACGCCGACAGCGTCACCGTCTCCCCGGCGGCGGACGCGCCGGGTGGCGTGAAGGTCGTGGGCAAGGACGGCAAGCCGGTCACCAGCGCCCGGGACGGCAGCCAGCTGTTCTTCGACGTCCCCAAGGGGGCCGCCGACGGCACCACCTCGCTGAGCGTCCAGGCCGCGACCAAGGTCCCGGTCGGCCGTGCCTTCACCGGCATCGGCGTGCACGCCAAGAGCCAGACCCAGATCCTGGCCGGCTCCAGCGAGTCCACGGTCTCCGCGGCCGCCACGGCCTCGTGGAAGAAGCAGGGCGCGATCCCGGCGATCACCGCGGAGAAGGACTGCGCCAAGGGCGGCGTGGACGTCACCGCGAGCAACAAGGGCGATGAGGCGTTCCGCTTCCAGCTGTCCGGCAAGGACTACGAGGTCGCCCCGGGTGCGTCCAAGACCGTGACCGTCCCGGTCGGCGAGGACCAGTCGTACCAGATCACGATCACCGGTGCCGGTGGCTTCAAGAAGACCTTCTCCGGCGTCCTGGACTGCAAGACCGCCGGCAACGGCGGCCGGCCCTCGCCGCACCCGAGCCCGGCCTCGGCCGGCGGCACCACCGGCGGCAGCACCGGCGGTCACGGCACCGACCTCGCCGAGACCGGTTCCAGCAGCGCCACCCCGGTGATCGCGGGCATCGCGGTCGTCCTCGTCCTGGTCGGCGGTGGAGCGGTGTTCTTCCTGCGCAAGAAGAAGACCGGGCAGTCCGCCTGA
- a CDS encoding single-stranded DNA-binding protein → MNDTMVTLVGNVATAVEHRETAAGVSAARFRMAATSRRWDRARECWTDGETSFYTVRCWRALADNVAASVAVGEPLVVQGRLRLREGEQPPEKGGQRWFAAEVDAMAIGHDLARGTSAFRRVSKARKAAEGSRPAGEVGGELATLKEVESGTTVVLAGGPERSAGVPAERMARTGNSPQKVSVP, encoded by the coding sequence ATGAACGACACGATGGTGACGCTGGTGGGGAACGTGGCCACGGCGGTGGAGCACCGGGAGACCGCGGCGGGGGTGTCGGCGGCGCGGTTCCGTATGGCGGCGACCTCGCGGCGGTGGGACCGGGCGCGGGAGTGCTGGACCGACGGGGAGACGAGTTTCTACACCGTGCGGTGCTGGCGGGCGCTCGCGGACAACGTCGCGGCCTCGGTGGCGGTCGGGGAACCGCTGGTCGTCCAGGGGAGGTTGCGCCTGCGGGAGGGGGAGCAGCCGCCGGAGAAGGGTGGGCAGCGCTGGTTCGCGGCGGAGGTCGACGCCATGGCGATCGGTCACGATCTCGCGCGCGGCACCTCGGCGTTCCGCCGGGTGTCGAAGGCGCGGAAAGCGGCGGAGGGAAGTCGGCCGGCGGGGGAAGTGGGCGGGGAACTGGCGACGTTGAAGGAAGTTGAATCGGGTACGACCGTGGTATTGGCGGGCGGGCCCGAACGGTCGGCGGGTGTTCCGGCGGAGAGAATGGCCCGTACCGGCAATTCGCCCCAGAAGGTATCTGTGCCCTGA
- a CDS encoding YfjP family GTPase, whose translation MVGGPGYKWVPGEARRAAEVGLRPRLEALRELIALSRSRLDGAVLDEAGHVLEAADERYRLSGEHTVVALAGATGSGKSSLFNALAGAPRSEAGARRPTTGEPVACVWSGGRPGAEGLLRRLGVPVHRRHTPAQGSPELAGLVLLDLPDHDSSAVANREQVDRLLKLVDAVIWVVDPEKYADAVLHERYLRPLAGYAEVTFVVLNQVDRLPGDAADQVVDDLRRLLDEDGLALGEHGEPGATVLALSAATGEGVAELREALGQFVAERGAADRRLTADVDTAAERLRTAYVADGRVGLTERAREEFDDRLAEAVGAAAIGRAAERDWLRHAARACGSPWSRLRSRRKARRARRRGATAMTGGGGHGAAAVRIAAPRTGSGAGNGAEAADAEPTGSGSVRSERARSGRARSRRTRSGGAAAGAVPVRVVALGSVRGEDGRAAARPVVEQAVRTVAGQAALGLPMPWAQAVREAAGRGAEGLPEALDTVAAEAEEALRHGPDAKPRWWTVAAAVQGLLFVLQVVGVLWLLGAVTGVTDATEWFSGVLPVVVGSVGGPVLTWLCGMVARGPARRYGQEAERRLRGAAAGCGRARVLEPLAAELLRYREVRERYAVASGV comes from the coding sequence ATGGTGGGTGGGCCCGGGTACAAGTGGGTGCCCGGTGAGGCGCGGCGGGCCGCGGAGGTGGGGCTGCGTCCCCGGTTGGAGGCGTTGCGGGAGCTGATCGCGCTGTCCCGGAGCCGGCTGGACGGGGCGGTGCTGGACGAGGCCGGGCACGTGCTGGAGGCGGCCGACGAACGGTACCGGCTCTCCGGGGAGCACACCGTCGTCGCCCTCGCGGGCGCGACCGGCAGCGGGAAGTCCTCGCTGTTCAACGCCCTTGCCGGGGCGCCCCGTTCGGAGGCCGGGGCGCGCCGCCCCACGACCGGCGAACCGGTGGCCTGCGTCTGGTCGGGCGGCCGGCCGGGCGCGGAGGGGCTGCTGCGCCGACTCGGGGTCCCGGTGCACCGCCGCCACACCCCCGCGCAGGGCAGCCCCGAACTGGCCGGACTGGTCCTGCTCGATCTGCCCGACCACGACTCGTCGGCCGTTGCGAACCGCGAACAGGTCGACCGGCTGCTGAAGCTGGTGGACGCGGTCATCTGGGTGGTCGACCCGGAGAAGTACGCGGATGCGGTGCTTCACGAGCGCTATCTGAGGCCGCTGGCGGGCTACGCCGAGGTCACGTTCGTGGTGCTCAACCAGGTGGACCGGCTGCCCGGCGACGCCGCCGACCAGGTGGTGGACGACCTGCGCCGGCTGCTGGACGAGGACGGGCTGGCGCTGGGCGAGCACGGGGAACCGGGGGCGACGGTCCTGGCCCTCTCCGCGGCGACCGGCGAGGGGGTGGCGGAACTGCGGGAGGCGCTGGGCCAGTTCGTGGCGGAACGGGGTGCGGCGGACCGCAGGCTGACGGCGGACGTGGACACCGCGGCGGAGCGCCTGCGGACGGCGTATGTCGCGGACGGCCGGGTGGGCCTGACCGAACGGGCCCGGGAGGAGTTCGACGACCGGCTCGCCGAGGCGGTGGGGGCGGCGGCCATCGGGCGGGCCGCGGAACGGGACTGGCTGCGGCACGCCGCGCGGGCGTGCGGCTCGCCGTGGTCGCGGCTGCGGTCCCGGCGGAAGGCGCGTCGGGCGCGGCGGCGGGGTGCGACGGCGATGACCGGCGGAGGCGGCCATGGCGCGGCGGCGGTCCGGATCGCCGCACCGCGGACGGGATCCGGGGCCGGGAACGGGGCCGAGGCCGCGGATGCCGAGCCGACCGGATCCGGAAGCGTTCGCTCTGAGCGCGCTCGTTCCGGGCGTGCGCGTTCCCGGCGTACCCGTTCCGGGGGCGCGGCCGCCGGGGCCGTGCCCGTACGCGTGGTGGCCCTCGGATCCGTGCGGGGCGAGGACGGGCGGGCGGCCGCGCGGCCGGTGGTGGAGCAGGCGGTCCGGACCGTGGCGGGCCAGGCCGCGCTGGGGCTGCCGATGCCCTGGGCGCAGGCGGTGCGGGAGGCGGCGGGGCGGGGCGCCGAGGGGCTGCCGGAGGCGCTGGACACGGTGGCGGCCGAGGCCGAGGAGGCGCTGCGGCACGGGCCGGACGCGAAACCGCGGTGGTGGACGGTGGCGGCCGCGGTGCAGGGGCTGCTGTTCGTCCTTCAGGTGGTCGGCGTGTTGTGGCTGCTGGGCGCCGTGACCGGGGTGACGGATGCGACGGAGTGGTTCTCCGGGGTGCTGCCGGTGGTCGTGGGTTCGGTGGGTGGCCCGGTGCTGACCTGGTTGTGCGGGATGGTGGCCCGGGGCCCGGCCCGGCGCTACGGGCAGGAGGCCGAGCGCAGGCTGAGGGGAGCGGCGGCGGGATGCGGCCGGGCGCGGGTGCTGGAGCCGTTGGCCGCCGAACTGCTGCGGTACCGCGAGGTGCGGGAGCGGTACGCGGTGGCGTCGGGAGTGTGA
- a CDS encoding dynamin family protein, which translates to MDVGPRLIDALSVLRDRVDAARFPLPLGGAARARRDRAELLSQLDDYVMPRLCAPKAPLLAVVGGSTGAGKSTLVNSLVGRRVSEAGVLRPTTRTPVLVCHPDDHRWFAGQRVLPGLARVWVPEQDGGDDGERDDGGENGHGGGGRGPVDEPGVPTVRIETDPALPSGLALLDAPDIDSLVAGNRELAAELICAADVWLLVTTAARYADAVPWHLLRTAKEYDVTLVTVLDRVPHPIAAEISGRYAELLHRAGLGHVPRFTIPELPESAGGGRGLLPATAVAGLRDWLERHAQDPAARSAAADRTATGVIASLRSRMPSLAGAAAAQHAAALRLAGRVEEAYEEAATRVRREVAAGEVLAGDARAHWYAHGLGGRPDELLDALTRGLTALLVCAVEEADERAVGAWRRDPAAAEVAASAADGAAGAAGRIGVIVRRWRRCLEELAEEEARETRGGQAGERADPVDVEEPAALLATALLGGRRARTAGENLADLLGAQSALRLCDQGTRLLTKYLQCALDGERERRLAPLDRLTVPPDQQAELIAALSVVQREQRRRRPVTEWETERARGRAAADRCGREAVTG; encoded by the coding sequence TTGGATGTAGGACCCCGGCTGATCGACGCACTGTCCGTACTGCGTGACCGCGTCGATGCCGCGCGATTTCCCCTGCCGCTCGGGGGCGCCGCCCGCGCCCGGCGGGACCGGGCCGAGCTGCTCTCCCAGCTCGACGACTATGTGATGCCCCGCCTGTGCGCTCCTAAGGCCCCTCTTCTCGCGGTCGTCGGCGGATCGACGGGGGCCGGCAAGTCCACCCTGGTCAATTCGCTGGTGGGGCGGCGGGTCTCCGAGGCGGGGGTGCTGCGGCCCACGACGCGTACACCGGTACTGGTGTGCCACCCCGACGACCACCGCTGGTTCGCCGGGCAACGGGTGCTGCCGGGCCTCGCCCGGGTGTGGGTGCCGGAGCAGGACGGCGGCGACGACGGCGAGCGGGACGACGGTGGTGAGAACGGCCACGGTGGTGGTGGGCGCGGCCCGGTGGACGAGCCCGGGGTGCCGACCGTGCGGATCGAGACGGACCCCGCGCTGCCCAGCGGGCTGGCGCTGCTCGACGCCCCCGACATCGACTCCCTGGTGGCCGGCAACCGCGAACTGGCCGCCGAGCTGATCTGCGCGGCCGACGTCTGGTTGCTGGTCACCACCGCCGCCCGGTACGCGGACGCGGTGCCCTGGCACCTGCTGCGCACCGCCAAGGAGTACGACGTCACGCTGGTCACCGTCCTGGACCGGGTGCCGCACCCGATCGCCGCCGAGATCTCGGGGCGGTACGCGGAGCTCCTGCACCGGGCCGGCCTCGGCCACGTACCCCGATTCACCATCCCCGAGCTGCCCGAGTCCGCCGGCGGGGGCCGCGGACTGCTGCCCGCCACCGCCGTCGCCGGCCTGCGCGACTGGCTGGAGCGGCACGCCCAGGACCCCGCCGCCCGTAGTGCCGCAGCGGACCGGACGGCCACCGGCGTGATCGCCTCGCTCCGCAGCCGGATGCCCTCGCTGGCCGGCGCCGCCGCCGCACAGCATGCCGCGGCGCTGCGGCTGGCCGGCCGGGTCGAGGAGGCGTACGAGGAGGCCGCGACGCGGGTGCGGCGCGAGGTCGCGGCGGGCGAGGTGCTGGCCGGCGACGCCCGCGCCCACTGGTACGCGCACGGCCTCGGCGGCCGTCCCGACGAACTGCTGGACGCGCTCACCCGCGGGCTCACCGCGTTGCTGGTCTGCGCCGTCGAGGAGGCCGACGAGCGGGCCGTGGGCGCCTGGCGGCGGGACCCGGCGGCGGCCGAGGTGGCGGCGAGCGCGGCGGACGGGGCCGCGGGCGCCGCCGGCCGGATCGGCGTGATCGTCCGGCGCTGGCGGCGCTGTCTGGAGGAACTCGCCGAGGAGGAGGCCCGGGAGACGCGCGGCGGCCAGGCCGGTGAACGGGCCGACCCGGTGGACGTGGAGGAACCGGCGGCCCTGCTGGCCACCGCGCTGCTCGGCGGGCGCCGGGCCCGTACGGCCGGGGAGAACCTCGCCGACCTGTTGGGGGCGCAGAGCGCGCTGCGGCTGTGTGACCAGGGCACCCGGCTGCTGACCAAGTACCTGCAGTGCGCCCTGGACGGTGAACGGGAGCGCCGGCTGGCCCCGTTGGACCGGCTGACGGTGCCGCCGGACCAGCAGGCGGAACTGATCGCCGCGCTGTCCGTGGTGCAGCGGGAGCAGCGCCGGCGACGGCCGGTGACGGAGTGGGAGACGGAACGGGCGCGTGGGCGCGCGGCGGCGGATCGGTGCGGGAGAGAGGCAGTGACCGGGTGA
- a CDS encoding TRM11 family methyltransferase has protein sequence MLRSDSVWNTAPTSAPAQRKGRYVLGSSAHPAKMHPGIAAHAIATYTHPGDLVLDPMCGIGTTLVEALHLGRNALGVEYEPKWATLASLNARAAAQASATGTGIVRCGDARRLTDLVPADARGEVALVVTSPPYGPSVHGQVRSSRETGEPGVVKKDFRYSHDRANLAHVSTDRLLHAFTEILAQCRTMLRPGGTAVITTRPWRERGELIDLPSAVLAAGQAAGLRPTERCVAMLAGIRNSRLVTRPSFFQMKNVRDARRQGIPLSVVQHEDVIVFTKLTGASHRAGRPTHAARTAHEPSPAAGVRYRTCTAGGHHG, from the coding sequence ATGCTTCGTTCCGACTCGGTGTGGAACACCGCCCCCACCTCCGCCCCCGCCCAACGCAAGGGCCGCTACGTCCTGGGCTCGTCAGCCCATCCGGCCAAGATGCACCCCGGGATCGCCGCCCACGCCATCGCCACCTACACCCATCCCGGCGACCTCGTCCTCGACCCCATGTGCGGCATCGGCACCACCCTCGTCGAAGCCCTCCACCTCGGCCGCAACGCCCTCGGCGTCGAGTACGAACCGAAGTGGGCAACGCTCGCCTCCCTCAACGCACGCGCCGCGGCACAAGCAAGCGCCACAGGTACCGGAATCGTCCGCTGCGGCGACGCCCGACGCCTCACCGACCTCGTCCCCGCCGATGCTCGCGGCGAGGTGGCCCTCGTGGTCACCTCACCTCCCTACGGACCCAGCGTCCATGGACAAGTCCGCTCCTCACGGGAGACCGGCGAACCCGGCGTCGTCAAGAAGGACTTCCGCTACAGCCATGACCGCGCCAACCTCGCACACGTCTCCACCGACCGGCTCCTGCACGCCTTCACCGAGATCCTCGCCCAGTGCCGCACCATGCTCCGCCCCGGCGGCACAGCCGTCATCACCACCCGCCCCTGGCGCGAACGCGGCGAACTGATCGACCTCCCGTCCGCCGTCCTCGCCGCAGGCCAGGCCGCAGGACTCCGCCCCACCGAACGCTGCGTCGCCATGCTCGCCGGCATCCGCAACAGCCGCCTGGTCACCCGCCCCTCGTTCTTCCAGATGAAGAACGTCCGCGACGCCCGCCGCCAAGGCATCCCGCTCTCCGTCGTCCAGCACGAAGACGTGATCGTCTTCACCAAGTTGACAGGCGCTTCCCACAGGGCAGGCCGTCCAACGCACGCGGCCCGGACCGCGCACGAGCCGTCCCCAGCGGCTGGTGTCCGGTACCGCACCTGCACCGCTGGAGGTCACCATGGCTGA
- a CDS encoding type VII secretion target, giving the protein MTHEHFSIHPEPVTALGKDFTASADHLDDRISAFASRAENVDDAFGVMSESTETLSQYVEMTRHTVTALQQLRTGLQHYAEGLQHTVATYQASDAAQAQQFGGK; this is encoded by the coding sequence ATGACGCATGAGCATTTTTCGATCCACCCCGAGCCGGTCACGGCTCTCGGCAAGGATTTCACCGCCTCCGCCGACCATCTCGATGACCGCATCAGCGCTTTCGCCTCACGCGCGGAGAACGTGGACGATGCCTTCGGTGTGATGTCCGAGTCCACCGAGACCCTGTCCCAGTACGTCGAGATGACCCGCCACACCGTGACCGCCCTGCAACAGTTACGCACCGGGCTGCAGCACTACGCCGAGGGTCTGCAGCACACCGTCGCCACGTACCAGGCGTCCGATGCCGCGCAGGCGCAGCAGTTCGGGGGGAAGTGA
- a CDS encoding WXG100 family type VII secretion target, with protein sequence MAGQEQQPQIEKSFDLFNPGGDPSVLRACAEAWRGMAHDLKSTIETQDHEVARLGDNWTGAAADAFHAHWNHTKSQVEKALPHFETVAQQLEHTADAIKKANDEVHRVAEEIAATVAIGIGLTVLTGGFSDAVAAGAAAAEVAEAAGEVTRLGQLLIRVAEVMEKIRTAMNSSKLLKFGFEFGKSMDANFISNVGGQWATGQKIDWGQDLQDAAVAGLGGTVISEGAGALGRGVTKWAQNSGERAAEKVWGPGAALGRGLGGENLPGRAVVEGVGSAGGQAAADGVDMWEGQKKDFWRDVGFSGAAGAAGGAANHAGDKINNGGGGHRATNREKFPAWQQVPTDGAIYGIGNVANTELPQEKEQED encoded by the coding sequence GTGGCCGGTCAGGAGCAGCAGCCGCAGATCGAGAAGAGCTTCGACCTGTTCAACCCTGGCGGGGACCCGTCGGTGCTGCGGGCGTGCGCCGAGGCGTGGCGGGGCATGGCCCACGATCTGAAGAGCACGATCGAGACCCAGGACCATGAGGTCGCCCGGCTCGGCGACAACTGGACCGGTGCCGCCGCCGACGCCTTCCACGCCCACTGGAACCACACCAAGAGCCAGGTGGAGAAGGCACTGCCGCACTTCGAGACCGTCGCCCAGCAGCTGGAACACACCGCGGATGCCATCAAGAAGGCCAATGACGAGGTCCACCGGGTGGCCGAGGAGATCGCCGCGACGGTGGCGATCGGCATCGGCCTGACCGTGCTGACCGGGGGCTTCTCCGACGCCGTCGCGGCCGGCGCGGCCGCCGCGGAAGTCGCCGAGGCAGCGGGCGAAGTAACCCGACTGGGGCAACTGCTGATCCGCGTCGCCGAAGTGATGGAGAAGATCAGGACGGCGATGAACAGCAGCAAGCTGCTCAAGTTCGGCTTCGAGTTCGGCAAGAGTATGGACGCCAACTTCATCAGCAACGTCGGCGGACAGTGGGCCACCGGGCAGAAGATCGACTGGGGCCAGGATTTGCAGGATGCTGCCGTGGCCGGGCTGGGAGGCACGGTCATCTCGGAAGGCGCGGGCGCCCTTGGACGAGGTGTTACCAAGTGGGCGCAGAACTCCGGGGAGCGCGCTGCCGAAAAGGTGTGGGGCCCAGGGGCGGCCCTGGGCAGAGGGCTCGGCGGCGAGAATCTGCCTGGCAGGGCGGTCGTGGAAGGCGTGGGATCCGCGGGCGGGCAAGCAGCTGCGGACGGCGTGGACATGTGGGAAGGGCAGAAGAAGGACTTCTGGCGGGACGTGGGCTTCAGCGGTGCGGCCGGAGCCGCCGGCGGTGCCGCGAACCACGCGGGTGACAAGATCAACAACGGCGGTGGCGGTCACCGCGCGACCAACCGGGAGAAGTTCCCCGCCTGGCAGCAGGTCCCCACGGACGGCGCCATCTACGGCATCGGCAACGTCGCCAACACCGAGTTGCCCCAAGAAAAGGAACAAGAAGACTGA
- a CDS encoding pilin, which yields MLARFRRPHRRPSRPKGRWVTRFAFVTACVALLLLANSPRVWAVADIPTVIKNLRNWVVGILSGLATLFLTFGGLRYLMAGGDPGEVDSAKRALKAAAIGYGLAVLAPALVTVLQHIVGVGGGDGK from the coding sequence ATGCTCGCAAGATTTCGCCGGCCGCACCGGCGGCCAAGCCGCCCGAAGGGCCGCTGGGTGACCCGGTTCGCCTTCGTCACGGCGTGCGTTGCGCTGCTGTTGTTGGCGAATTCGCCGCGTGTGTGGGCGGTCGCGGACATTCCCACCGTGATCAAGAATCTGCGGAACTGGGTCGTCGGCATCCTGTCCGGACTTGCCACGCTGTTTCTGACCTTCGGCGGCCTGCGGTACCTGATGGCCGGGGGCGACCCGGGCGAAGTCGACTCCGCGAAGAGGGCCTTGAAAGCCGCGGCTATCGGCTACGGGCTGGCGGTCCTGGCTCCTGCTCTGGTCACCGTGTTGCAGCACATCGTCGGCGTCGGCGGCGGTGACGGAAAATGA